The nucleotide sequence ACCTCAGCGAATGGAAGATCCTCACCAAGATCCTGTTCCCGGCCGTGCTGCCCTACATGCTGACCGGCGTGCGGCTGGCCGTGGGCACCGCCTGGCTGGTGATCGTGGCGGCCGAGATGCTGACCGGCGGCGTGGGCATCGGCTTCTGGGTCTGGGACGAGTGGAACAACCTCAACGTCGCCAACATCATCATCGCGATCTTCGTGATCGGCATCGTCGGCCTGGTGCTCGAGTTCGCGCTGATCAAGCTCGCGACGGCCTTCACGTTCGAAGAGGTGAAATCATGATCGACGAATCGAAGTACATCGAGATCCACGGCGTCGAACAGGCCTTCAAGACGCCCAAGGGCCGCTTCGTCGCGCTGCGCGACGTGCACCTTGGTGTGGCCAAGGGCGAGTTCATCACGCTGATCGGCCATTCGGGCTGCGGCAAGTCCACGCTGTTGAACCTGATCGCCGGGCTCACCACGCCCACCGCGGGCGCGCTGCTGTGCGCCAACAAGGAAATCAAAGGCCCGGGCCCCGAGCGCGCCGTGGTGTTCCAGAATCACTCGCTGCTGCCCTGGCTCACCTGCTTCGAGAACGTCTACCTCGCGGTCGAGCGCGTGTTCGCCGCCACCGAGAACAAGGCCCAGCTGCGCGCGCGCACCGATGCGGCACTGGCGCTGGTCGGCCTCACGCCAGCCGCGCAGAAGCGCCCCGGCGAGATCTCGGGCGGCATGAAGCAGCGCGTGGGCATCGCGCGTGCGCTGTCGATGGAACCCAAGGTGCTGCTGATGGACGAGCCCTTCGGCGCGCTCGACGCCCTCACGCGCGCCAAGCTGCAGGACGAGCTGCTGGCCATCGTGCAGAAGACCCGCAGCACGGTCGTGATGGTCACGCACGACGTGGACGAGGCCGTGCTGCTGAGCGACCGCATCGTGATGTTGACCAACGGCCCGGCCGCCACCATCGGCGAGGTGCTCACGGTCGACATTCCGCGCCCGCGCAACCGCGTCGAGCTCGCGGAGGACCCGGCCTACGTGCATGCGCGCAAAGCCGTGATCGACTTCCTCTACACGCGGCAGGGGCACGTGGAGAAGGCAGCGGCCTGAACCGCGACGCCGCCCCCGGGCGCATCACGACATGATGACCTGGAGGCTGTGCTCGTACGAGGCCGTGAGGCCCTCGAAGGTGTCGACCAGCGCCTCGCTCGAGCGCACCAGCGCGGCGCGGCCGTCGGCGCTCTCGAGCGCGCGCACGCCGCCCACCAGCCGCAGCCATTCGTCGCGCGCGCTCGCAAGCCCGGCGCGGATCTCCGCGGTGCTCAGCGGCGCGCGCTCGAGTTCGAGCAGCGCGGCCTCGAATTCGTCCATGGTCGGCAGCAGCCGCGCCCGAGAGGCCTGCTGCTCGAGCGCCGAGGCCAGCAGCGCGTCCTTGGCCAGCCGCTGGGCGCGCATGCGCTGGCGGCCGCAGATGTTGACGATGCGCAGCGCGCGCCGCGCGCCCGAGGCTTCGAGCGCCTCGGTCAGCGCCTCGGCGGCCGCGAGCAGCACCTCGGCGCGATGGTCGATGTCGGCCAGCCCCGCGGCGCTGGGGCGCGCGGCGAGCGCGGTCGACAGCACGGTCCAGGCCGCCCGCGCCTCGGCCAGCGCCAGGGCGCCCGCCGCCTTCAGGCCGAGGGTCGCGAGGTGATCGAGGTTGCTCTGCACCCGTTCGGCCGACTGCGCGCGCAGCACGCGCGCGCGCTGCACGTCGATGCCGCCCAGCAGCTGCGCGGCCAGCCGCACCAGCCGCTGCGAGAGCATGCGCAGCTGGCCCGCGCGGTTGATCGCCTCGGCCCACTGCGCGGCCTCGATGACCGAGCGCGAGACCTCGCCGAGCCGCAGGTTCGCATGCATCGCGGCGCCGCGAATCAGGCCGAAGGCCTCGTCCTCGCCGATGCCGCGCGCGGACATCAGCAAGCCCTTGGCGCGATCGACCCACTTGCGCTCGTCCATCCGGGTGCGCAGGTTCTCCAACTCGGTGCGCAGCGCGTGCTCGCGCTGCCAGCGGGCCTGCGCGCGCGCGAGCAGCGCCAGCAGCGATGCCGCATCGAACGTCTCGAGCGACTCGAACGGCGACCAGGCATGCACGCCGAGCGCGACCAGCTCCTCGTGCCGCGCGCCATCGAGCGGCGCGCTCGCCAGGCTCAGCGCGCAGGGCGGCAGGCCCGACCAGGCGCGCAGCACCTCGAGCAGTTCGCGCGTCGGCGCGGCCGTGCAGACCAGCACCTGGCGCGGTGCGAGCGCTTCGGCGTCGCGCGCGAGGCCCGGCAGGTCCGTGCAGCCGAGCAGCTCGATGCCGGCCTCGGCCAGCGCGGCGCTCATCGCCGCGGGCAAGGCGCTCGCGCCGGGTTCATCGGGAAGGACAACGAGAAGGGACATCGGTCGAAGGACGTGGGATCGGGCACCGCGAGCATAGGCGAGGGCCGATGCCCGCCGGGTCTTTCGTGCGCGGCATGCGTCTTGCATGAAACGGACCGCGGTGTAACGAAGCACCGCTTTGGTGAGGCCGCAGGCTCCTGCGTCCGTTCCGGCAGCAACGATGCCGGCTGCACCCTTCATGCCGACGGCGCCCGTCGTCGGCTCCCCCGTCCCACCCCCGTCCGTCGACTCGGTCTCCACAGGGCCGGGCCGCGGCTTTTCGCACCCACGAACACCATGCCCGGTTTCAGGAATTTCTTGCGCTCAGGCCACGGCCCGACACTGTTCGCGGCCTTCCTGTATTTCTCGTTCTCCTGCTGCATCTGGGTGCTCAACGGCGCCATGGCGCCCTTCATCGGCGAGAGCTTCGACCTCTCGCCGGCGCAGAAGGGGCTGATGCTCTCGGTGCCGATCATCGCGGGCGCGCTCATGCGCTTCCCGCTCGGCATCCTGTCGCAGTACATCGGCCGCAAGAAGGCCACGCTGGTCGAGATGGCGCTGATCGCGGTGGCAATGCTGTTCGGCTTCTTCTTCGTGCGCAGCTTCAACGACCTGCTGGCCATGGGCGTGCTGCTGGGCATCGCTGGCGCGAGCTTCGGCGTGGCGCTGTCGCTCGGCTCGGGCTGGTTCCCGCCGCAGCACAAGGGCCTGGCGATGGGCCTGGTGGGCGCGGGCAACGTGGGCACCGCGGTGTCGGTGCTGATCGCGCCGCCGCTCGCGCAGTGGCTGGGCTGGCAGGCGGTGTACGGCGTGGCCGCGGGCGCGATCCTGATCCCGATGGTGGTGATGGTGGTGTTCGCCAAGGAACCGCCCGACGTGAACGCGCATTCGAGCTTCCGCGAGCACATCGCCTGCCTGTTCGAGAAGGACGGCTGGGTGTTCAGCCTGATCTACGGCGTGACCTTCGGCGGCTTCATCGGCCTCACGACCTTCCTGCCCTCCTACTACTACGACCAGTTCGGCGTCAGCAAGGTGCAGGCGGGCCAGCTCACCATGCTCGCGGCCTTCATGGGCGCGGCGGTGCGCATCGCCGGCGGCTGGATCTCCGACCGCTGGGGCGGCGTGAACACGCTGACGGTGGTGCTGCTGGTGGTGGCCGTGGCGCTGGCGCTCGTGGGGCTGGCTTCGGGCTCGCTGGTGCTCACCACCCTGCTGCTGATCGTCTGCTTCGCGGCGCTGGGCGCGGGCAACGGCGCGCTGTTCCAGCTGGTGCCGCTGCGCTGGCCGCTGAGCACCGCGGTGGCCGGCTCGATGATCGGCGAGATCGGCGCCCTGGGCGGCGGGCTGGTGCCCAACGCCATGGGCCTGTCGAAGCAGTACCTGGGCAGCTACCTCTGGGGCTTCGTCTTCTTCGCGGCGCTGTCGCTCGTGATGCTGGGCGTGATGCGCGTGATGCAGATCCGCTGGACCCGCACCTGGGCCGAGAAGGGGGGCCGGGCGCGCGTGGCGCCGGCACCGGCACCGGCGGCCGCCTCGCACCGGAGGACCGCGTGAACACCCCCTCCGTTCGCCCTGAGCCTGTCGAAGGGCTGTACCCACGGCGCGCACGGCTTCGACAAGCTCAGCCCGAACGGGGATGGCGACTCTCAGCGTGGCAGGAACAGCAGCCACACCACCAGCAGCAGGTTGAACAGCACCGACACGCCGAGCGCGAGCTGGTAAAGCGCCAGCGGATCGCGGCGGATCAGCGGCGTGGCGACGGGCGCGCCCACCGGGCGCGAGGCGCCGCGCTCGAGCGCGAGCAGCAGCTCCTCGGCGGTCTCGAAGCGTTCGCGCGGATCGCGCGCCACGGCCTTGCGCACCAGGTGGTCGAGCCAGATCGGCACGTCGGGCCGCAGGCGCGACAGCGCCACCGGGTCGCGCCGGTAGCGCCCCACCTGGTAGGGCTCGATCTCGCCGTAGGGCAGGTGGCCGGTGAGCCACTGGTAGAGGGTCACGCCGAGCGCGAACAGGTCGCTGCCGGCGTCGGCCGTGCCGCCCTCCTCCCACTGTTCGGGGTTGATGTAGCTCGGCGTGCCGGCATGCAGCTCGCGCTGCGCCGCGCTCTCGCGGCCCGACAGCGCCACGCCCAGGTCGAGGATGCGCCAGCGCCCGTCGTCGCCGCGGTGCAGGTTGCCGGGCTTGATGTCGCGGTGCACCACGCCCTGGCGGTGCAGCCGGCCGAGCGCGCGGCTCCATGCGATGGCGGCCGCCACCACCTCGGCCACGGCACCGCGCGGATCGGCCTTGCGCAGCTGCTCGAGCGTGCGGCCGCCATGCCAGTCGAACACGATGTAGAGCGCGCTGGCATCGGCCGCGCGCTCGTGCGCCCGCACGAAGCCGTCGCCGCCCACGCGCAGCCCGAGCCAGGCCTCGTGCGCGAGCATCGCGCGCTCCTGCGGATCGCCGGCGCGCGCGGGATGCAGGGTCTTGAGCGCGACCAACGCGCGCGTGACGGGATCGCGCGCCTGGTAGAGCAGGTGCACGCCGGTGTCGGCCACCAGCGCGGTCACCACGTAGCCGTCGAGCGCTTCGCCCACCTTGAGCGCGGGCGGCGGTGCGAGCCGGCGGCCATCGCCGAGCTCGTCGTCGAGCCGGCGCGCGTCGAGCCCCAGCACGCGGATCACCAGCGCGGTCGCGTTGTCGCGCGTGCCGGCATCGAGCGCCGCGTTCACCAGCGCCTCGCTCGCGGCCTCGGCGTCGCCCTGCAGCGCCAGCGCGGCCAGTCGCCGCGCGTCGAGCACGCCATGCACGCCGTCGGAACTCAGCACGAAGCAGTCGCCCACGCGCAGGTCGCCCTGCAGGTAGTCGACGCGCACCTGGTCGTCGAGGCCGATGGCGCGCGTGAGCCGGCTGCGCAGGTCGGGATGGTCGAAGGCATGGTCCTGCGTCAGCGGCACGGCGGCGGCCTCGCCGGCGCGCACGCGCCAGGCGCGCGTGTCGCCCACGTGGGCCAGCGTGTAGCCCTGGCCGTGCAGCACCAGCGCGGTCAGCGTGGTGAGGGCGGCGCCGCCCTCCTCGCTCTTCTTGCCCTGGCGCCGGCGATTGTGGTCGGCCAGCCAGCCGTTCTGCGCACCGATCAGGCGGTCGAGCGCGGCGGTCGGCTCCCAGGTCGCGGGCGTGGCGAAATAGTCGGCCAGCAGGCCCATCACCGTGGTCTGCGCCGCCTCGCGGCCGCGCCCGCCGGCCGAAACGCCGTCGGCAATGGCCGCGATCAGCCCGCGCGCCTCGTCGCCCGGCGGGGCATGCACCGCGCCGGCGAAGTCCTCGTTGGCCTCGCGCGGGCCGCGTTGGCTGCTGTAGCCGATGTCCACCTCGAAGCTCATGGCGCGATTCTGACCGCGCGCGATGAGCACGCGCTCGCTTGATGTCCCCCAGTTCGCAGAAAGGCAGGGCCCCATGGAGAAGATGAAACTCGTGCTGATCGGCAACGGCATGGCCGGCGTGCGCACGCTCGAGGAGCTGCTGAAGATCGCGCCCGGCCTCTACGACATCACGGTGTTCGGCGCCGAGCCGCATCCCAACTACAACCGCATCATGCTGTCGCCGGTGCTCGCGGGCGAGCAGACGCTCGACGAGATCGTGCTCAACGGCTGGGACTGGTACCGCGACCACGGCATCGCGGTGCATGCCGGGAAGAAGGTGGTCGAGGTCGACCGCGTGAAGCGCATCGTGCGCGCCGACGACGGCACCGAGGCCGCCTACGACCGCCTGCTGGTCTGCACCGGCTCCACCCCCTTCATGCTGCCGGTGCCCGGCAAGGATCTCGAGGGCGTGATCGCCTACCGCGACATCGCCGACACCGACTGCATGATCGAGACCGCGCGCACGCACCGCCACGCGGTGGTGATCGGCGGCGGCCTCTTGGGCCTGGAGGCCGCCAACGGCCTGATGCGGCGCGGCATGGAGGTGACGGTGGTGCACGTCATGCCCTGGCTCATGGAACGCCAGCTCGACGAGGCCGCGGCCCGGCTGCTGCAGCAGTCGCTCGAGGAACGCGGCCTGAAGTTCAGGATGGGCGCGCAGACCCAGGAACTGGTCGGCGGCGAACAGGGCCGCGTCACCGCGATCCGCTTCAAGGACGGCAGCGAGGTCCCGGCCGACCTGGTCGTGATGGCCGTGGGCATCCGCCCCAACGTCGAGCTGGCCGAACGCATGCGGCTGCACTGCCACCGCGGCATCGTGGTCACCGACACGCTGCAGACCGTGACCGATGCGCGGATCTACGCGGTCGGCGAATGCGCGGCGCACCGCGGCATCGCCTACGGCCTGGTGGCGCCGCTGTTCGAGCAGGCCAAGGTGGCGGCCAACCACCTCGCGCAGTTCGGCATCGGCCGCTACCAGGGCTCGCTGACCTCGACCAAGCTCAAGGTCACGGGCATCGACCTGTTCAGCGCGGGCGAGTTCATGGGCGGCGAAGGCACCGAGGAGATCGTGATGAGCGATCCCTTCGGCGGCGTCTACAAGAAGCTGGTGCTCAAGGACGACAAGCTGGTGGGCGCCTGCCTCTACGGCGACACGGTGGACGGCAGCTGGTACTACGAGCTGGTGCGCGAGGGGCGCAGCGTGCAGGAGATCCGCGACCGGCTGATGTTCGGCGAGGCGGCCACGGGCGATGCCGGTGGCGAGAACGAAGCGATCCCGGCCGGCGAACCGAAGGCGGCCGCATGACCGACACCCGCTCCACCTGCCCCTACTGCGGCGTCGGCTGCGGCGTGATCATCGAGTCCGAGGGTGCGCAGATCACCGGCGTGCGCGGCGACCCCGACCATCCGGCCAACTTCGGCCGCCTGTGCACCAAGGGCTCGACCCTGCACCTGACGGCCAGCGCGCCGATCACGCGCCAGACGCGGCTGCTGCGCCCGATGCAGCGCGCGCGCCGCGGCGAGGCGCCGCAGCCGCTGGACTGGGACGCGGCGCTCGACCAGGCGGCCAGCCGCTTCGCCGGCATCGTGCAGGCGCACGGCCCCGACGCGGTCGGCTTCTACGTCTCGGGCCAGCTGCTGACCGAGGACTACTACGTCTTCAACAAGCTCGCCAAGGGCCTGGTCGGCACCAACAACATCGACACCAACTCGCGCCTGTGCATGAGCAGCGCGGTGGCCGGCTACAAGCAGACGCTGGGCGCCGACGCGCCGCCTGCCTGCTACGACGACCTGCGGCATGCGCAGTGCCTGTTCATCGTCGGCAGCAACACCGCCTGGGCCCATCCGATCCTGTTTCGCCGCATCGAGGACGCGAAGGCCGCCAACCCGGCGCTGAAGATCGTGGTGGCCGACCCGCGCCGCACCGACACGGTGGAGATCGCCGACCTGTTCCTGCCGCTGCAGCCGGGCACCGACGTGATGCTGTTCAACGGCATGCTGCACCTGATGCTGCGCGAAGGCTGGATCGCCGCCGACTACATCGCGGCCCACACCAGCGGCTTCGAGGCGCTGAAGGCCACGGTGGGCGACTGCACGCCCGAGACGGTGGCGAGGGTCTGCGGCCTGTCGACCGAGCAGCTGTTCGAGGCGGCCCGGCTGTTCGCCACCTCGCCGGCCACGCTGAGCCTGTATTGCCAGGGACTCAACCAGTCCTCGAGCGGCACCGCGAAGAATGCCGCGCTGATCAACCTGCACCTGGCCACGGGCCAGATCGGGCGCGCGGGCGCGGGGCCGTTCTCGCTCACCGGCCAGCCCAATGCGATGGGCGGGCGCGAGGTCGGCGGCCTCGCGAACCTGCTGAGCGCGCACCGCGATCTCGCGAACCCCGCGCACCGCGCCGAGGTGGCGGCGCTCTGGGGCGTGCCCTCGGTGCCCGCGCAGCCCGGCAAGACCGCGGTCGAGATGTTCCAGGCCGCGGCCGACGGCGAGATCCGCGCGCTGTGGATCGCCTGCACCAACCCGGCCCAGTCCATGCCCGACCAGGCCACGGTGCGCCGCGCGCTCGAGCGCGCCGAGTTCGTGGTGGTGCAGGAAGCCTTCGCCACCACGGCCACCTGCGCCTATGCCGACCTGCTGCTGCCGGCCACCACCTGGGGCGAGAAGGAAGGCACGGTGACCAACAGCGAACGCCGCATCTCGCGCGTGCGCCCCGCCGTGCCGCCGGCCGGCGAGGCGCGCCACGACTGGTCGATCGCGGCCGAATTCGCGCGCCGGCTCGAGGCGAGGCTGGGCCGCGTGGCCACGCTGTTCGCTTACGAGAACGCCGAGTCGGTCTGGAACGAGCACCGCGAATCGACGCGCGGGCGCGACCTCGACATCACCGGCCTGAGCTGGGCGATGCTCGAGCACGCCGGCCCGCAGCAATGGCCGCTGCGCGAGGGCGAGACGGCCGGCCGCGCGCGCCTGTACGAAGACGGCGTGTTCCCCACGCCCGACAGCCGCGCGCGCTTCGCCGACACCGTCTACCGCCCGCTGGCCGAGCCGCGCGAGCCGCGCTGGCCGTTCTCGCTCAACACCGGCCGGCTGCGCGACCAGTGGCACGGCATGAGCCGCACCGGCAACGTCGGCCGGCTGTTCGGCCACGTGGCCGAGCCCGCGGTGCAGATGAACCCGCAGGACATGGCGCGGCGCGCGCTGCGCGAGGGCGACCTGGTGCACCTGAGCTCCAGGCGCGGCTCGATCCTGCTGCCCGCGCGCGCCAGCGAGGAGATCGCGCCCGACCAGGCCTTCGTCGCGATGCACTGGGGCGGCGAGTACCTGGGCGGCTCGTCCTCCACCGGCACGCCGCTGGCGGGCATCAATGCCGTCACCACGCCGGCGTACTGCCCCATCTCGAAGCAGCCCGAGCTCAAGCACGTGCCGGTCAAGATCCTCAAGGCCGAGCTGCCCTGGTCGCTGCTGGCCATGGCCTGGCTGCCCGACGACGACGCGCTGGCCGCGCGACGCGCGCTGCAGGCGCTGATGGCGGCCTTTCCGTTCGCGGCCTGCGTGCCCTTCTCGGGCGCCGACGGCAGCCGCGGTGGTCTGCTGTTCCGCGCCGCCGCCTACGAGGCGCCCGACGACGCCCTGCTCTCGCGCATCGAGGGCCTGTTGGGCCTGCAGGCGCCCGACACCCTGCGCTATGCCGACCGCCGCCGCGGCCAGCGCCGCGCGGCGCGGCTGGCGCGCCGGGCCGACGGCGCACGGCTCGAAGCCTTCCTTTTGGGCGGCGACACCAGCGCCGAGGCCTGGATCGCCACCGTGCTGCGCGAGGAGCTGCCGGCGCAGGACTACGGCCGGCTGCTGCTGTCGCCCGGCGCGCGCGCGCCGGTGGCGGTGCAGTCGCGCGGCAAGCCGGTGTGCACCTGCTTCAACGTGACCGACCTCGCGATCGAGCGCCAGCTGCGGCGCTGCGACGGCTCGCCCGCGGAACGGCTGGCCGCGCTGCAGGGGGCGCTGAAATGCGGCACCAACTGCGGTTCGTGCATTCCCGAGCTCAAGCGGCGGGTGCGCTCGACGCCGGTGGAGGCGCTGGCGTGAGCCGCGCCCTGCCTTGCTCCTTCCCCCGCTGGGGGAAGGCCGGGATGGGGGCTCCGGGCCGTTCCATCGTTACGCACGCATCCATCGCCCGGTGCCCCCACCCCAGCCCTCCCCCCAGCGGGGGAGGGAGCACAAGCCCCCGCGTCCAGGACAGGCATAAGCGAACTCTCATTCCGGCATAAGCCTTGCGGGACAATCCGCCTACCCATGGGAATCAGCCACTACATCAAGGAAATCGGCCGGGGCGCGCGCGGCGCCCGGCCGTTGTCGCGCGAACAGGCCTGCGACCTGTTCGGCCAGGTGCTCGACGGCACCGTCACCGACCTCGAGATCGGCGGCTTCTGCCTCGCGATGCGGATCAAGGGCGAAACGCCCGAGGAGATGGCGGGCTTCCTCGACGCCACGCATGCGAGGCTGGCGCGCTTTCCCGCCAGCGAGCGGGCCCTGGTCGTGCTGCCCAGCTACAACGGCGCGCGCAAGCTGCCGGTGCTCACGCCGCTGCTGGCGCTGCTGCTGGCGCGCGAGGGGCTGCCGGTGCTGGTGCACGGCAGCGCCACCGAGACCGCGCGCGTGCTGGCCTCCAACGTGCTCGAGGCGCTGGGCACCGCGCCGCTGGCCGCGGTGCGGCAAATCGCCGCAGGCGAGGTCGCCTTCGCCGCCACCGAGCTGATGAGCCCGGGCCTCAAGCGGCTGCTCGACGTGCGCCGCGTGGTCGGCCTGCGCAACCCGGGCCACAGCGTGGTCAAGCTGATGCAGCCCGGCGCCGGCGCCTGCGTGGTGGTCGGCAGCTACACCCATCCCGAATACGCGCGCGTCATGGCCGCCACCTTCGAGCTCACCGGCATGACGGCGCTGCTGTCGCGCGGCCTCGAGGGAGAGGTGGTGTCGGACCCGCGCCGCACCGCCCAGATCGACGGCTTCGTGCGCGGCGTGCGCACCGAGCTGCAGGCCCAGCAGCCCGGCACCGACCCCGAGGTGCCCGGCCTGCCGAAGGACATCGACGTCGCGACCACGGCCGACTACACGCGCCGCGTGCTGGCGGGCGAGCTCCCCGTGCCCGAGGCGATCGCAACGCAGGTCCGGCACATCACGCAACTGGCATCCCACGCATGACAACCAACGCCCCCACCCCCTCCCTCATCGCCGGCCGCTGCACGCTGGTGGGCGCCGGCCCGGGCGACCCCGAGCTGCTGACCGTCAAGGCCGTGAAGGCGATCC is from Variovorax paradoxus and encodes:
- a CDS encoding ABC transporter ATP-binding protein — translated: MIDESKYIEIHGVEQAFKTPKGRFVALRDVHLGVAKGEFITLIGHSGCGKSTLLNLIAGLTTPTAGALLCANKEIKGPGPERAVVFQNHSLLPWLTCFENVYLAVERVFAATENKAQLRARTDAALALVGLTPAAQKRPGEISGGMKQRVGIARALSMEPKVLLMDEPFGALDALTRAKLQDELLAIVQKTRSTVVMVTHDVDEAVLLSDRIVMLTNGPAATIGEVLTVDIPRPRNRVELAEDPAYVHARKAVIDFLYTRQGHVEKAAA
- a CDS encoding type IV pili methyl-accepting chemotaxis transducer N-terminal domain-containing protein encodes the protein MQDACRARKTRRASALAYARGARSHVLRPMSLLVVLPDEPGASALPAAMSAALAEAGIELLGCTDLPGLARDAEALAPRQVLVCTAAPTRELLEVLRAWSGLPPCALSLASAPLDGARHEELVALGVHAWSPFESLETFDAASLLALLARAQARWQREHALRTELENLRTRMDERKWVDRAKGLLMSARGIGEDEAFGLIRGAAMHANLRLGEVSRSVIEAAQWAEAINRAGQLRMLSQRLVRLAAQLLGGIDVQRARVLRAQSAERVQSNLDHLATLGLKAAGALALAEARAAWTVLSTALAARPSAAGLADIDHRAEVLLAAAEALTEALEASGARRALRIVNICGRQRMRAQRLAKDALLASALEQQASRARLLPTMDEFEAALLELERAPLSTAEIRAGLASARDEWLRLVGGVRALESADGRAALVRSSEALVDTFEGLTASYEHSLQVIMS
- a CDS encoding NarK/NasA family nitrate transporter; translated protein: MPGFRNFLRSGHGPTLFAAFLYFSFSCCIWVLNGAMAPFIGESFDLSPAQKGLMLSVPIIAGALMRFPLGILSQYIGRKKATLVEMALIAVAMLFGFFFVRSFNDLLAMGVLLGIAGASFGVALSLGSGWFPPQHKGLAMGLVGAGNVGTAVSVLIAPPLAQWLGWQAVYGVAAGAILIPMVVMVVFAKEPPDVNAHSSFREHIACLFEKDGWVFSLIYGVTFGGFIGLTTFLPSYYYDQFGVSKVQAGQLTMLAAFMGAAVRIAGGWISDRWGGVNTLTVVLLVVAVALALVGLASGSLVLTTLLLIVCFAALGAGNGALFQLVPLRWPLSTAVAGSMIGEIGALGGGLVPNAMGLSKQYLGSYLWGFVFFAALSLVMLGVMRVMQIRWTRTWAEKGGRARVAPAPAPAAASHRRTA
- a CDS encoding bifunctional protein-serine/threonine kinase/phosphatase, producing MSFEVDIGYSSQRGPREANEDFAGAVHAPPGDEARGLIAAIADGVSAGGRGREAAQTTVMGLLADYFATPATWEPTAALDRLIGAQNGWLADHNRRRQGKKSEEGGAALTTLTALVLHGQGYTLAHVGDTRAWRVRAGEAAAVPLTQDHAFDHPDLRSRLTRAIGLDDQVRVDYLQGDLRVGDCFVLSSDGVHGVLDARRLAALALQGDAEAASEALVNAALDAGTRDNATALVIRVLGLDARRLDDELGDGRRLAPPPALKVGEALDGYVVTALVADTGVHLLYQARDPVTRALVALKTLHPARAGDPQERAMLAHEAWLGLRVGGDGFVRAHERAADASALYIVFDWHGGRTLEQLRKADPRGAVAEVVAAAIAWSRALGRLHRQGVVHRDIKPGNLHRGDDGRWRILDLGVALSGRESAAQRELHAGTPSYINPEQWEEGGTADAGSDLFALGVTLYQWLTGHLPYGEIEPYQVGRYRRDPVALSRLRPDVPIWLDHLVRKAVARDPRERFETAEELLLALERGASRPVGAPVATPLIRRDPLALYQLALGVSVLFNLLLVVWLLFLPR
- a CDS encoding molybdopterin-dependent oxidoreductase, encoding MTDTRSTCPYCGVGCGVIIESEGAQITGVRGDPDHPANFGRLCTKGSTLHLTASAPITRQTRLLRPMQRARRGEAPQPLDWDAALDQAASRFAGIVQAHGPDAVGFYVSGQLLTEDYYVFNKLAKGLVGTNNIDTNSRLCMSSAVAGYKQTLGADAPPACYDDLRHAQCLFIVGSNTAWAHPILFRRIEDAKAANPALKIVVADPRRTDTVEIADLFLPLQPGTDVMLFNGMLHLMLREGWIAADYIAAHTSGFEALKATVGDCTPETVARVCGLSTEQLFEAARLFATSPATLSLYCQGLNQSSSGTAKNAALINLHLATGQIGRAGAGPFSLTGQPNAMGGREVGGLANLLSAHRDLANPAHRAEVAALWGVPSVPAQPGKTAVEMFQAAADGEIRALWIACTNPAQSMPDQATVRRALERAEFVVVQEAFATTATCAYADLLLPATTWGEKEGTVTNSERRISRVRPAVPPAGEARHDWSIAAEFARRLEARLGRVATLFAYENAESVWNEHRESTRGRDLDITGLSWAMLEHAGPQQWPLREGETAGRARLYEDGVFPTPDSRARFADTVYRPLAEPREPRWPFSLNTGRLRDQWHGMSRTGNVGRLFGHVAEPAVQMNPQDMARRALREGDLVHLSSRRGSILLPARASEEIAPDQAFVAMHWGGEYLGGSSSTGTPLAGINAVTTPAYCPISKQPELKHVPVKILKAELPWSLLAMAWLPDDDALAARRALQALMAAFPFAACVPFSGADGSRGGLLFRAAAYEAPDDALLSRIEGLLGLQAPDTLRYADRRRGQRRAARLARRADGARLEAFLLGGDTSAEAWIATVLREELPAQDYGRLLLSPGARAPVAVQSRGKPVCTCFNVTDLAIERQLRRCDGSPAERLAALQGALKCGTNCGSCIPELKRRVRSTPVEALA
- the ybiB gene encoding DNA-binding protein YbiB; this encodes MGISHYIKEIGRGARGARPLSREQACDLFGQVLDGTVTDLEIGGFCLAMRIKGETPEEMAGFLDATHARLARFPASERALVVLPSYNGARKLPVLTPLLALLLAREGLPVLVHGSATETARVLASNVLEALGTAPLAAVRQIAAGEVAFAATELMSPGLKRLLDVRRVVGLRNPGHSVVKLMQPGAGACVVVGSYTHPEYARVMAATFELTGMTALLSRGLEGEVVSDPRRTAQIDGFVRGVRTELQAQQPGTDPEVPGLPKDIDVATTADYTRRVLAGELPVPEAIATQVRHITQLASHA